ACTTTTCCGGTTTGGCCGATTTGCAGGGAGTAGTCGCAATAATCAGCATCGCAGGCACCGCGGGAAGCTCCAACTGCTCCGCCAAGAACATCTGATAGTTCCTTCAGCGGGTTAAAGCCTTCTGTGCTTTTTACTCCGCGTCCGCCGGCTACAATGACTTTAGCTTCAGAAAGATCCACGCCTTCTGTTGCTTTGCGCACCACTTCTTTTACGATTGTTCGAAGATCTTTGATCTCTGCAGAAACAGAAGAAACTTCACCCGTTCTTGTTTCATCCTTTTCAAGCGGAGCAATGTTATTTGGTCTGATTGTAGCAAAAATTGTTCCGTCTGTTACAATCTTTTTCTCGAAAGCTTTTCCTGAATAGATCGGACGGGTGAAAACGACATTTCCGCCTGCTGCTTCTAAATCTGTAGCATCTGAAATAAGACCGGATCCAATCTTAGCAGCGATTTTTGGCGATAAGTCTTTTCCAAGAGCTGTATGACCGAAAACAAGACCTTCCGGTTTTTCAGCTTCGATAACGGCAAGCAATGCCTGTGAATAGCCGTCAGGTGTATACGTTTTCAATTTCTCATCTTCAACTGTAATAACACGGTCTGCGCCATAATGAATCATTTCTTCAGCTAACGATGCTACGCTGTCTCCTACTAAAACAGCTGATACCTCGCCGCCTTCAGAAATCGTTTTACCTGCAGCAATCGCTTCAAAAGAAACATTGCGCAATGATTGATCGCGTACTTCTCCCAATACCAGTACTTTTCTTGCCATTATAAAGTCCCCCTGTTATACGTTTGATTGAAAAATTTGCTTTTAGGTAAATACTTAGATTACTTTTGCTTCGTTGCGAAGAAGTGATACTAATTCCTTCACTTGTGCATCCAGATCGCCCTGAAGTACTTTACCCGCTTCTTTTTTAGGCGGCATATAAATTTCGATTGTCTTTGTTTTTGGTTCAACGTCATCTTCTTCAAGATCGAGATCATCCAGTTCCAGTTCTTCTAAAGGCTTTTTCTTTGCTTTCATAATACCCGGCAAAGATGGATAGCGAGGCTCATTCAATCCCTGCTGTGCTGTTACAAGCAAGGGCAATGTTGTTTCAATTACTTCAGAATCACCTTCAACATCGCGGACGACTGTTGCTTTGTTTCCGTCAATCTCAAGCTTAGTAATCGTTGTTACATAAGGAATATTCAGAAGTTCAGCAAGACGGGGGCCAACTTGTCCGGATCCGCCATCAATCGCCACATTTCCTCCTAAGATAAGGTCTGCGTCTTTATCCTTGAAATATTCAGCAAGAATTTTGGATGTTGTAAATTGATCGCCATCTTCAAGATCATCTTCCGTATTAATTAACACAGCCTTGTCACACCCCATAGCAAGTGCTGTACGTAATTCTTTTTCAGATTCCTCGCCGCCGATTGTCACTATTGTCACTTCACCGCTGTTTGCATCGCGGATCTGAATCGCTTCTTCAATGGCATATTCATCATAAGGATTAATAATGAATTCTGCGCCATCTTCATTGATTTTGCCGTTTTGAAGCGTTATTTTTTCTTCCGTATCAAACGTTTTCTTCATGATTACATAAATATTCATGTCCATCCCCCTATTTACGTTAAGCATTCAATTTAGTTGTATAGAAAAAACGTCAGGAACGTTTTATCATTAATTTAATTGCCTTTAAACTGAGGCTGTCTTTTCTCAAGAAAAGCACTGATTCCTTCTTTTGCATCTGCGCTTTCAAATACAGTCCCGAAATAGCCCGCTTCTTTTTTCACCCGATCATGATAAGGAAGGGTTTTAGAAGCATTGATTAAATCGATGGCTGCACTGACGGAAATCGGACTTTTCGCAGCAAATTTCTTTGCAAGCTTCATCGTTTCATCTAATAAGGACTCTTCTGCAAAAGCATGGTTGGCAAGACCGTACTTGGCTGCCTCTGCTCCTGAAATCGGTTCACTTGTCAGCAGCATTTCAAGAGCTTTTGCTTCTCCAACATACTTGGGAAGACGCTGCGACCCTGCGAAGCCTGGAATAAGTCCAAGCTGAAGCTCAGGCAGCCCAAGCTTTGCATTCTCAGTGACAAGTCTGACATGACAGCTCATTGCAAGCTCAAGGCCCCCGCCTAGAGCAGCACCATGAATTGACGCGATGACAGGTTTTGAGAATGTTTCAATTCTCTCAAAAAGTTCCTGTCCGTTTGCAGCAAGCTTAGAGAACTCTTCACCATTCGGCACTGATACAAATTCCTTTATGTCAGCACCTGCAGAGAAGAATCGTCCCTCGCCATTAATGACAATGACCCTGACTTCTTTATTTGCTTCAAACTCATCCATAAGGGATGAAAGCTCTTTCAAAACATAAGATGAAAGGGCATTTGCGGGAGGTTGGTGAATGGTTACGACCGCAACATAATCTTCTACTTTAACATTAAAATAACTCACAGCTCAGGCCTCCTTAAGCATTTAAACTATTACGTCAGGAATGGTTTTCTTATACCCTTCCGCAGCCTTTGATCATGAGTTCATGAACGCTTCCTGCAAGAGCAGTCAAATCAAATTTCTGATCATTCATGACCCATGTTGTCACCGTTTCATCAATGGTTCCAAATATCATCTGCCTCGCTAAGCGTATATCCAGGGCTTCACTGAATTCGGATGTTTCTTTTCCTGTTTGAATAATCGAATCAAGAATATTTAAATATCCTTTCAGAACCTCGTTGATTCTCAGGCGCAAATCTTTATTTGACTGCCTTAGTTCAAGCTGGGTAACGATGGCAAGATGATGATCTTCGGCTAAAAGAGAAAAATGTTTTTCTATCAACATGTATAACTTCTCCGCCGCCGTGTCCTTTCCTGCTATTTCTTGTTGAATTTTTTCGATAAATACGCCCATTTTTTCCTGAAACAAGGAAATCAGGATGTCTTCTTTATTTTTAAAATAAAGATAAATGGTTCCGTCTGCGACTCCTGCCTGCTTCGCAATCTTTGAAACCTGTGCATGATGATAGCCGTTTTCAGCGATGACAATGACAGCTGCATCTATAATTTGGAGATATTTTGGTCTTTTCTGTTTCAATATCAAATCGTCCCTTCAAACTGAATGAATCATCATTCATAATCCAATCATAAAATTACATCATCCATCTGTCAAGAAGAAAGATGGTTTTATCTTCATCATAATAGATGAAAAGAACCTTCTCAGCAATAGGATGAGATGGTTCTTTTATATTTTCTATTCTTATTGCTCTTCATTTTATTCAATAAGACCATTTAAATAAACGGTTTTCTGATTAATTGGCATTTTTCAGTTTTTCTTTTTCTTCTTCTACAAGTGAACGCCTCAAAATTTTTCCGACTGCTGTTTTTGGCAGCTCTTTGCGGAATTCATAGATTCTTGGAATCTTGTAAGCTGCCATATGCTTGCGGACAAATTCATCAAATTCCTGCTCAGTTGCCACAGCCCCTTCTTTCAAAACGATATATGCCTTCACCGTTTCTCCCCGGTAAGGATCCGGAATGCCGGCTACTACCACTTCCTGCACTTTTTCGTGCTCATATAAAACCTCTTCGATTTCACGCGGATAAATGTTGAATCCCCCAGCGATAATCATATCTTTTTTCCGGTCAACGATATAGAAATATCCTTCTTCGTCCATATAGCCAATGTCACCGGTTAAAAGCCAGCCCTCTCTTAATACGGCATCAGTTTCCTCTTGTTTTTTCCAATATCCTTTCATTACCTGCGGACCTCTCACTGCAATTTCTCCAAGCTCATTGTAAGCTGCCTGCTTGCCTGTTTCAAATGACAGAATAATAGAGTCTGTATTAGGCCATGGCACACCTATGCTTCCTTTTTTCCGGTGCGACCAGAGGAAGTTGGCGTGCGTAACAGGGGATGCTTCTGATAAGCCGTATCCCTCCACAAGCTTACCGCCAGTTTCACGCTCGAATTTCTCCTGAACTTCTGCCGGAAGAGGAGCTGATCCGCTTATACACGATTCCACTGATGAAAGATCATAGTTTTTCAGATCCGGATGATTTAGTAGTGCAATATAAATGGTAGGAGCACCAGGGAACAGTGTCGGTTTTAATTTATCAATCGCTTTAAGCGTATCTGTCGCATCGAATTTGGGAAGCAGAATCATTTTAAAGCCTTGCATAATTGATAGATTCATAACCGCTGTCATCCCGTAAACATGGAAAAACGGCAAAATGCCGAGCACGGATTCTTCTCCGCGTTTGCATTTATACATCCAGGATGAGCACATGGAAGTATTTGCAACCAGATTTTCATGTGTCAGCATGACTCCTTTTGGAAAACCGGTTGTTCCTCCTGTATACTGCAGCAAGGCAATATCCTCTTTAGGATTTGTTTCTATTTCCTCAATAGACGTGTGCTGCCGTTTCATGATTTCTTTGAATAAATGCGTGTGTCCGCTGTGCTCTATTTTTATCACGATTTGATTTTGCTTTTTCTGCACAAATGGGTACAGAAGATTTTTCGGGAAAGGGAGATAATCTTTAATGCTTGTCGCAATAATATGCTCAATGCTTGTCAGCGCTTTCATTTTAGAGACTCTTGGGTAAAGGAGATCAAGCGTAATGATGTATTTCGCATCAGAATCATTGAGTTGATACTCAAGCTCCCTTTCCATGTACAGAGGGTTTGTTTGGACGACAATACCTCCAGCAAATAAGATACCATAGTAAGCAATCACTGCCTGTGGACAATTCGGGAGCATAATGGATACTCTTTCGTCTTTCTTTAATCCAAGTTCCTGGAGGTAGGCTGCAAGTTTTAAAGATTGTTCATAAATCTCTGTAAAAGTCAGTTCCTTGCCTAAAAAATGAATAGCTGTTTTTGTCGGAAATTCTTGTGCTGCTTGCGCGAGATAAGATTGAAGAGGCTTGTTGTCAATTTCAGCATAATGAGGTATTTCTTCAGGATATAGATGAAGCCAAGGTTTTTGAACTTCCATTTCAATTCCTCCCTTTGTTGCCAATATGACTTTAGGCTTATAAAGAAAGTATACCAAAGTTATATTCAGAATATAGATTGTTTTTGAATTATTTTAAATGTATGAAGAAAAGCGCAAGCGGCCGTTTAGTTCAGTCATGACATGTAAGATCCGACAGGAAAGTATGGGTTTAACTTTTCCTGCGTATTTATTCTGTCCGAGGAGCTGGGCGCATCCGAGTTGCCATCAATGCGCAGAACTTTATCCTTATCTTATTAAAAAATATCCGGATTCATGTCATGAATTCCGGATATTCTTCATAATATTAAATTTTTCAAGCGAAAAAAACCATAAAGATAATGCCTATTACAATAAACAAACCGCATACTCCAAGCAGTACTTTTGCTAATGTTTCCACTGTTTTCTCCCCTTAAATGCCTGCGCCGATAACGTAGGATAGACCAATTGAAATCACCATTGAAATAAAGCCTACCGCACGATTGTCATTTTGAATTTCATCATCTATTCTGAATTTAGGCGTTAGAAACTCATAGATAAAATAGCCTAAAAGCAATAATATGAAGCCAAACATTCCCCAGCCAACCATCTCAAGCAGCGTATCATGCTGCCCAATTGAAAAACGGAATACATTGGCAATTCCAAATATCTTTCCGCCCGTCGTCATTGCCACTGCAAGATTCCCTTTTTGAATTTCATCCCAGTTATTATATTTGGTCACCAGTTCAAAAATGGTCAAAAACACAACAATGCATAAGATGACTACGCTAAAATATGCTGCTGTCTGAACGAATTCATTCTCCCAAAATTGATTCATTTCTTATCTCCCATATTTCGATTATTTTAATTCAACAATCGTAACACCTGAACCGCCCTCGCCGGATTCCCCGTACCGCGTGCTTTTAACATTTCTATGCTTTTTCAAGTATTCCTGCACGCCTGTTCGAAGTGCTCCGGTCCCTTTGCCGTGAATAATTGAAATTCTAGGATAGCCTGCGAGCACAGCATCGTCCATATATTTTTCTACCCTGAGGAGAGCATTCTCATACCGTTCGCCCCTTAAATCAAGTTCGAGGGAGACGTGATAGTCCTTGCCTTTTACCATAGCAAGGGGCTTGGTTTCAACAGGCTTAGGTCTGCTGATGTACTGCAGATCATCTTCTTTTACCTTCATTTTCAGAATGCCGATCTGCACCTGCCATTCATGGTCGCCTACTTTTGACAGCAGATGCCCTTTTTGGTTGAAGCTGATGACTTTCACTTCATCGCCTTCTGCATACTGATGCTTCTGCGGCTTGCTTTTCAGCTGCTTGCTGCTTTTTTCAAACTCAGGCACCGCTTCTTCAAGTCGTTTTTTGGCATCGATTAATTCATGTTCTTTAATACCAGTCCGGTGTTCTTTTTGCATCTTTCTTAATTCACGGATAATGGAGTCTGCTTCTGCTTTTGCAGCTTCCACTTTTTCTGCCGCTTTCTTCTCTGCCTGTTCGTAAAGCTTATCGCGCTCTTCGTTAAAAGAAAGAATTTGAATTTGCAGCTCTGAATGAAGCTTTTCTGCGTCTTTGCGCAGCTGTTCTGCTTCAGTAAGCTCTGTGTCAGAGCGTTTTTTGCTCTCTTCGAGCGAGGCAATCATTGAATCTACTTCATTGCTCTCAGCACTCATATGAGATTTTGCCCGGTCAATAACTGTTTGCATTAGACCCAGCCGCTTTGAAATTTCAAATGCGTTGCTTCGGCCGGGTACGCCGATTAAAAGCTTATAAGTCGGGCTTAATGTTTCAATATTGAATTCAACACTTGCATTGACAACACCTTCACGGTTATATCCATATGCTTTGAGTTCAGGATAATGCGTTGTGGCGATCACTCTTGCCCCGCGATGATGAACTTCATCTAAAATAGAGATGGCTAGTGCAGCGCCTTCCTGCGGATCTGTTCCTGCGCCCAGCTCATCGAATAGCACAAGGCTGTTATTGTCAACGCGTTTTAAAATATCAACAATGTTTACCATGTGAGAAGAAAACGTACTTAAGCTTTGTTCAATTGACTGTTCGTCTCCGATATCAGCATATACATTTTCAAATACTGCCATCTCAGAGCCGTCAAGAGATGGAATCTGCAGGCCGGATTGCGCCATCAATGTAAACAGACCGACCGTTTTAAGGGTGACTGTTTTTCCGCCTGTATTCGGACCTGTTATAACAATTGTCGTAAACTCACTGCCAAGTTCAATGTCATTTGCGACAACTTCTTCGGCATTCAAAAGCGGATGTCTTGCTTTGAACAGCTTAATTCTTCCGCTGTTATTCATTTCTGGCTTTGAAGCTTTTATTTTTTTCGCGTACGCTGCTTTCGTAAACATAAAATCCATTTCGCTCAGCGCTTCCACATTAATCAAAAGTGGATCAGCTTCTTCAGCCACTTTCGCAGTAATTTCTGTTAAAATGCGGTCAATTTCGATTTTCTCTTTCATGCGCGCCTGCTGAAGCGTGTTGTTTAAGTCAACCACTACCTGAGGCTCAATAAATAATGTCGCTCCTGATGAAGACTGATCATGGACAATACCGCCGTATGCAGAACGGTATTCCTGCTTAACAGGAATCACATACCTGTCATTTCGTATGGTTATAATTGCATCAGAAAGCATTTTTTGAGCAGATGAGGACCGGATCATCGACTCAAGCTTTTCTCTAACCCTGGATTCTGTTGTTCTTAATGATGTCCGGATTGAACGAAGAGCATCGCTTGCTCCATCGAGAACCTCTCCATTATCACCAATACAGTGAAGAATGTGCTGTTCTAACTCCTGCAGCGGCTGAATTTCAGCCGCGAATCCGTCCAAATGAAGGAGGTCAATTCCATTTTCCACCATGTCCTCAATAAACCGTTTCATGTGCTTGCCTGCATAAAGAGTTCCGGCAATCTCCATCAGTTCATGCGGATTCAGCATTCCGCCGATTTGAGACCGTTTAATGCTTTGGCGAATATCAACGAGACCGCCTAGGGGAGCATTTCCTTTCAGCCTGAGGACTTTTGCTGCCTCATCAGTCTGCTCCTGCCATTTTCTTACCTCATCATAATCAGTGGATGGAACAAGCCTCTCCACTTTTTCCTTTGCTAAAGAAGAAGATATATGCTTTAAAAGCTGTTCTTTA
The window above is part of the Metabacillus dongyingensis genome. Proteins encoded here:
- a CDS encoding electron transfer flavoprotein subunit beta/FixA family protein, with product MNIYVIMKKTFDTEEKITLQNGKINEDGAEFIINPYDEYAIEEAIQIRDANSGEVTIVTIGGEESEKELRTALAMGCDKAVLINTEDDLEDGDQFTTSKILAEYFKDKDADLILGGNVAIDGGSGQVGPRLAELLNIPYVTTITKLEIDGNKATVVRDVEGDSEVIETTLPLLVTAQQGLNEPRYPSLPGIMKAKKKPLEELELDDLDLEEDDVEPKTKTIEIYMPPKKEAGKVLQGDLDAQVKELVSLLRNEAKVI
- a CDS encoding endonuclease MutS2 yields the protein MQQRVFKVLEFNKVKEQLLKHISSSLAKEKVERLVPSTDYDEVRKWQEQTDEAAKVLRLKGNAPLGGLVDIRQSIKRSQIGGMLNPHELMEIAGTLYAGKHMKRFIEDMVENGIDLLHLDGFAAEIQPLQELEQHILHCIGDNGEVLDGASDALRSIRTSLRTTESRVREKLESMIRSSSAQKMLSDAIITIRNDRYVIPVKQEYRSAYGGIVHDQSSSGATLFIEPQVVVDLNNTLQQARMKEKIEIDRILTEITAKVAEEADPLLINVEALSEMDFMFTKAAYAKKIKASKPEMNNSGRIKLFKARHPLLNAEEVVANDIELGSEFTTIVITGPNTGGKTVTLKTVGLFTLMAQSGLQIPSLDGSEMAVFENVYADIGDEQSIEQSLSTFSSHMVNIVDILKRVDNNSLVLFDELGAGTDPQEGAALAISILDEVHHRGARVIATTHYPELKAYGYNREGVVNASVEFNIETLSPTYKLLIGVPGRSNAFEISKRLGLMQTVIDRAKSHMSAESNEVDSMIASLEESKKRSDTELTEAEQLRKDAEKLHSELQIQILSFNEERDKLYEQAEKKAAEKVEAAKAEADSIIRELRKMQKEHRTGIKEHELIDAKKRLEEAVPEFEKSSKQLKSKPQKHQYAEGDEVKVISFNQKGHLLSKVGDHEWQVQIGILKMKVKEDDLQYISRPKPVETKPLAMVKGKDYHVSLELDLRGERYENALLRVEKYMDDAVLAGYPRISIIHGKGTGALRTGVQEYLKKHRNVKSTRYGESGEGGSGVTIVELK
- a CDS encoding TetR/AcrR family transcriptional regulator, which translates into the protein MKQKRPKYLQIIDAAVIVIAENGYHHAQVSKIAKQAGVADGTIYLYFKNKEDILISLFQEKMGVFIEKIQQEIAGKDTAAEKLYMLIEKHFSLLAEDHHLAIVTQLELRQSNKDLRLRINEVLKGYLNILDSIIQTGKETSEFSEALDIRLARQMIFGTIDETVTTWVMNDQKFDLTALAGSVHELMIKGCGRV
- a CDS encoding electron transfer flavoprotein subunit alpha/FixB family protein; translation: MARKVLVLGEVRDQSLRNVSFEAIAAGKTISEGGEVSAVLVGDSVASLAEEMIHYGADRVITVEDEKLKTYTPDGYSQALLAVIEAEKPEGLVFGHTALGKDLSPKIAAKIGSGLISDATDLEAAGGNVVFTRPIYSGKAFEKKIVTDGTIFATIRPNNIAPLEKDETRTGEVSSVSAEIKDLRTIVKEVVRKATEGVDLSEAKVIVAGGRGVKSTEGFNPLKELSDVLGGAVGASRGACDADYCDYSLQIGQTGKVVTPDLYIACGISGAIQHLAGMSNSKIIVAINKDPEANIFKVADYGIVGDLFEVVPMLTEEFKKLKVHS
- a CDS encoding DUF350 domain-containing protein — its product is MNQFWENEFVQTAAYFSVVILCIVVFLTIFELVTKYNNWDEIQKGNLAVAMTTGGKIFGIANVFRFSIGQHDTLLEMVGWGMFGFILLLLGYFIYEFLTPKFRIDDEIQNDNRAVGFISMVISIGLSYVIGAGI
- a CDS encoding enoyl-CoA hydratase — protein: MSYFNVKVEDYVAVVTIHQPPANALSSYVLKELSSLMDEFEANKEVRVIVINGEGRFFSAGADIKEFVSVPNGEEFSKLAANGQELFERIETFSKPVIASIHGAALGGGLELAMSCHVRLVTENAKLGLPELQLGLIPGFAGSQRLPKYVGEAKALEMLLTSEPISGAEAAKYGLANHAFAEESLLDETMKLAKKFAAKSPISVSAAIDLINASKTLPYHDRVKKEAGYFGTVFESADAKEGISAFLEKRQPQFKGN
- a CDS encoding AMP-binding protein codes for the protein MEVQKPWLHLYPEEIPHYAEIDNKPLQSYLAQAAQEFPTKTAIHFLGKELTFTEIYEQSLKLAAYLQELGLKKDERVSIMLPNCPQAVIAYYGILFAGGIVVQTNPLYMERELEYQLNDSDAKYIITLDLLYPRVSKMKALTSIEHIIATSIKDYLPFPKNLLYPFVQKKQNQIVIKIEHSGHTHLFKEIMKRQHTSIEEIETNPKEDIALLQYTGGTTGFPKGVMLTHENLVANTSMCSSWMYKCKRGEESVLGILPFFHVYGMTAVMNLSIMQGFKMILLPKFDATDTLKAIDKLKPTLFPGAPTIYIALLNHPDLKNYDLSSVESCISGSAPLPAEVQEKFERETGGKLVEGYGLSEASPVTHANFLWSHRKKGSIGVPWPNTDSIILSFETGKQAAYNELGEIAVRGPQVMKGYWKKQEETDAVLREGWLLTGDIGYMDEEGYFYIVDRKKDMIIAGGFNIYPREIEEVLYEHEKVQEVVVAGIPDPYRGETVKAYIVLKEGAVATEQEFDEFVRKHMAAYKIPRIYEFRKELPKTAVGKILRRSLVEEEKEKLKNAN